A stretch of Bacillota bacterium DNA encodes these proteins:
- a CDS encoding N-6 DNA methylase: MLKWGSQQPNLYLQTPGTSSTDVRNVSDRALGVVYTPRELVEFMVHLAQPSRERCRVLEPACADAPFLTEFANRYGTHHELVGVEINAERLALAKQRLPTATFVEADFLLWEPSDCFDIIIGNPPYGIIGDESHYPIHPLRERKGAYRQRCTTWRGKFNIYGAFIEHATRLLAPDGRLVFVVPASWLVLDDFKRLRAFLAEQGGLRVYYLGKAFPKRNVSVVVMVLQKGAQGLELYDGMAHLALRKSLYSGEIIRFESAEWLEMEQEGVPLGEVFTIRFAARSPEVRRHPLVRQQPLAGDVPILTGRNLHAGWIDYNTCYSGYWMPLKHAMDLRDFYGFPHLVVAHTKGTRVVAALDERCYPWREEFHLIPKVDGIDLRAVTEYLNGEAVQRYVRALYRDFVPHLTLAMLQRVPVVA; encoded by the coding sequence ATGCTAAAATGGGGTTCCCAGCAACCAAACCTCTATCTGCAGACACCAGGCACGTCCTCCACAGACGTGCGCAACGTATCGGACAGGGCACTGGGCGTGGTGTATACGCCCCGCGAGCTGGTGGAGTTTATGGTGCACCTCGCACAGCCTTCGCGCGAACGATGTCGAGTGCTGGAGCCTGCCTGTGCCGATGCCCCTTTCCTGACCGAGTTCGCCAACCGCTACGGAACACACCACGAACTGGTCGGCGTGGAGATCAACGCGGAACGACTCGCGCTGGCGAAGCAACGCCTGCCCACTGCCACCTTTGTGGAAGCGGATTTCCTGTTGTGGGAGCCTTCGGATTGCTTCGATATCATCATCGGCAACCCGCCCTACGGCATCATCGGTGACGAGAGCCATTACCCCATCCACCCGCTGCGCGAACGCAAAGGCGCCTACCGACAACGATGCACCACCTGGCGTGGCAAGTTCAACATTTATGGCGCATTCATCGAGCATGCCACTCGGCTGCTCGCCCCCGATGGCAGACTGGTGTTCGTGGTTCCCGCCAGCTGGCTGGTGCTGGATGATTTCAAGCGGCTTCGCGCCTTCCTTGCAGAACAAGGCGGGCTGCGCGTTTACTATCTGGGCAAGGCGTTTCCGAAACGCAATGTGAGCGTGGTGGTGATGGTGCTGCAAAAAGGGGCGCAGGGTCTGGAACTATATGATGGTATGGCGCACCTCGCCCTGCGCAAGAGCCTCTATTCGGGGGAAATCATCCGCTTTGAAAGCGCGGAATGGCTGGAGATGGAGCAGGAAGGCGTACCACTCGGGGAAGTTTTCACCATCCGCTTTGCCGCTCGCAGTCCCGAGGTGCGTCGTCACCCGCTGGTGCGTCAGCAGCCCCTTGCAGGAGACGTGCCCATCCTGACAGGCAGGAACCTGCACGCAGGCTGGATCGACTATAACACCTGTTATTCGGGTTACTGGATGCCTCTCAAGCACGCGATGGATTTGCGGGACTTCTATGGCTTCCCTCATCTGGTAGTGGCGCATACCAAAGGCACGCGCGTGGTGGCTGCACTGGACGAGCGATGCTACCCCTGGCGCGAAGAGTTCCATCTGATACCGAAGGTCGATGGCATAGACCTGCGTGCCGTCACGGAGTATCTGAACGGTGAAGCGGTGCAGCGGTATGTGCGGGCGCTATATCGCGATTTCGTGCCGCATTTGACCTTGGCGATGCTGCAACGAGTGCCAGTAGTTGCATAG
- a CDS encoding carbohydrate ABC transporter permease → MTKRRRKVRLAEVLAAVVLMVLLALSLLPFVMMLLLSLKTNADIFTRFWGLPQPARWDFYREAAVALKGYLLNTLIIVVVVVPGVLLLSSLSGYALARLHFRGRDAVFALILALLVVPGILTLIPTYALVQGMGLLNTRWALILPYLAGGQVLGVVLCRTFFASLPDELFEAMRLDGAGDLQIYRYLVLPLSLPTLATIAIMSTLGIYNDYIWPLVTISDSSLQTFTVGVTRFAGEFNLDYGPTLAGYVIGSLPLIVLFAVGMRAFVQGVTSGALKA, encoded by the coding sequence ATGACGAAGAGACGACGAAAGGTGCGTTTGGCGGAGGTGCTGGCGGCGGTGGTGCTGATGGTGCTGCTGGCGCTATCGCTGCTGCCGTTTGTGATGATGCTGTTGCTCTCGCTGAAGACCAACGCCGACATCTTCACGCGCTTCTGGGGGCTGCCGCAGCCTGCCCGCTGGGATTTCTACCGCGAGGCGGCGGTTGCGCTGAAAGGCTACCTGCTCAACACGCTCATCATCGTTGTGGTAGTGGTTCCAGGTGTCCTGCTGCTGAGTTCGCTATCGGGCTACGCGCTGGCACGGCTCCATTTTCGTGGACGCGATGCGGTCTTCGCGCTGATCCTTGCGCTGCTGGTGGTGCCGGGTATCCTGACCCTAATACCCACCTACGCCCTGGTGCAGGGTATGGGACTGCTCAACACGCGCTGGGCGTTAATCCTGCCCTATCTGGCGGGCGGACAGGTGCTGGGCGTGGTGCTGTGCCGAACCTTTTTCGCGAGCCTGCCCGACGAGCTGTTTGAAGCCATGCGGCTGGACGGCGCGGGCGATTTGCAGATTTACCGTTACCTTGTCCTGCCGCTCTCGCTGCCCACGCTGGCGACCATCGCCATCATGAGCACGCTGGGCATCTACAACGACTACATCTGGCCCCTCGTGACCATCAGCGATAGCAGCCTGCAGACCTTCACGGTGGGTGTCACGCGCTTCGCGGGCGAGTTCAATCTGGACTACGGACCCACACTGGCGGGCTACGTGATTGGTAGCCTGCCGCTCATCGTGCTGTTTGCGGTGGGGATGCGCGCCTTCGTGCAGGGGGTCACCAGCGGCGCCCTGAAGGCATGA
- a CDS encoding ATP-binding protein → MAKDWTWLKTQSEGQFLERKSFYERSGIPPRPCPIKEVVRAVAEALVAMANADGGTVALGIEDDGTVSGVPDRYDRDAIFLQLHHLVRPQLNFRFEQVTLEGQRVWVFETDWSVEVHQLTDGRYLLRVGEQSLPFPAGDIEAMKQSRLQRATEVQFLSDATLADLETDLLLELAHKSGLTLSVEDTLVHFKLAEKTAAQLRLTLAAVLLFAKDPIH, encoded by the coding sequence ATGGCGAAGGACTGGACCTGGCTAAAGACGCAATCCGAAGGGCAGTTCCTGGAGCGCAAGAGCTTCTATGAGCGAAGCGGAATACCCCCTCGTCCCTGCCCCATCAAAGAGGTGGTGCGCGCTGTTGCAGAAGCCCTGGTGGCGATGGCCAACGCTGACGGCGGAACCGTCGCGCTCGGCATAGAGGATGACGGAACGGTCTCTGGCGTTCCGGATAGGTATGATCGGGATGCCATCTTTTTGCAACTCCACCACCTTGTCCGCCCGCAACTGAACTTTCGTTTCGAGCAAGTTACTCTGGAAGGACAGCGCGTTTGGGTTTTCGAGACCGATTGGAGCGTGGAGGTGCACCAACTCACCGATGGGCGGTATCTCCTACGGGTGGGTGAGCAAAGCCTGCCTTTCCCAGCAGGGGATATCGAGGCGATGAAGCAATCGCGCCTGCAACGCGCCACGGAAGTACAGTTTCTTTCTGACGCCACCCTTGCCGACCTAGAAACCGACCTCCTGCTGGAACTGGCGCACAAGAGTGGGCTGACTCTGTCTGTGGAGGACACCCTTGTTCATTTCAAATTGGCAGAAAAAACAGCCGCTCAGCTGCGCCTTACCCTCGCAGCGGTGCTGCTGTTCGCGAAAGACCCCATCCACTGA
- a CDS encoding sugar ABC transporter permease has protein sequence MSRRRTSIVVIALMLAPTLVLLALFNYYPAVLGLSRAFTRWETGEEPQWIGLGNFVAMWHDEFLRLSLRNLLILLVANVLKTLTMPLLVAELLMSLRSPRWQYILRTAFILPMVVPGMVTMLLWSFIYDGSVGLLNQILETLGMGGLTRSWLGDSGTALWAIIGIGFPWAGGLALLIYLAGLNAISGDVWDSCQVDGVMGLRRVWYVDLPLLLPQVRLLVILTLIGTLQDFGSILILTGGGPGLATHVPALHMYFQAFRFGHMGYAAAIGLTLFVAIFTLSLLNLLWGRRLEKQI, from the coding sequence ATGAGCCGACGACGCACTTCTATCGTGGTCATTGCGCTGATGCTCGCGCCGACGCTGGTGTTGCTCGCGCTGTTTAACTACTATCCGGCGGTGCTGGGTTTGTCGCGTGCCTTCACGCGGTGGGAGACTGGTGAGGAACCGCAGTGGATTGGTCTGGGTAACTTCGTGGCGATGTGGCATGACGAGTTCCTGCGCCTCAGCCTGCGCAACCTGCTTATCCTGCTGGTGGCGAACGTGTTGAAAACGCTCACCATGCCCCTGCTGGTGGCGGAACTGCTGATGAGCCTGCGCTCGCCGCGCTGGCAGTATATCTTGCGCACCGCCTTCATCCTGCCGATGGTGGTGCCCGGCATGGTCACGATGTTGCTGTGGAGCTTCATTTATGATGGCAGTGTCGGCCTGCTGAATCAGATACTGGAGACGTTGGGCATGGGCGGGCTGACCCGTTCGTGGCTGGGCGATTCGGGCACCGCGCTGTGGGCGATTATCGGCATTGGCTTTCCTTGGGCGGGCGGGCTGGCGCTGCTCATCTATCTCGCTGGTCTGAACGCCATCTCGGGCGACGTATGGGATTCCTGCCAGGTGGATGGGGTGATGGGCTTGCGACGGGTCTGGTATGTGGACCTGCCGCTGCTGTTGCCGCAGGTGCGTCTGCTGGTGATTCTGACCCTCATCGGCACGTTGCAGGACTTCGGCAGCATCCTGATTCTCACTGGCGGCGGTCCTGGACTGGCAACGCACGTACCCGCACTCCATATGTACTTTCAGGCTTTTCGCTTCGGGCACATGGGCTATGCCGCCGCCATCGGACTGACGCTGTTCGTGGCGATTTTCACACTGTCCCTGCTGAATCTGCTCTGGGGCAGGAGGCTGGAGAAACAGATATGA
- a CDS encoding extracellular solute-binding protein, which translates to MPVQAATIFLATVSGNYREGFHRLAREYERAHPGVRVKVQVMPVNGYETWLRTQIPGAGDKAPDLFNANFAWGMYEKGLLVNLAPYLQRRNPYTGKAWIETLNPQFIEKFKTAGGVSFVTVDFVEIGFYYNATLFHKLGLQPPRTWEEMLTLAERIRAAGYLPFAVPGNADSYWSGTVGWIVRFFTDAYTRHWVPLVMSRPGDWDYDPTRNASFRLNLSDPYNDSLVIVNGERLLDAVRRRIIRFDSERFAELYAHIKTFSRYWQRGFHGANSVTAYNLFLTGRAAILLEGSWLIGDLMQDMADLPPRARFDWGIFAVPPLTASRFRVPPFRGVGGPGLVLGVVKKNPQQTQRVIDFLMFLTSPQGAQILVDEAVRNRRPLSGPMLIPGVKMPPELQRYYRPFEGRGFEKLSFRGLMDEQESVWQWTVWAQRYMEGRISLREFLNRYQRLMEEAVPRVIAMQKLDMNPRTKDTPS; encoded by the coding sequence ATGCCTGTGCAGGCAGCCACCATATTTCTTGCCACCGTCAGCGGCAACTATCGCGAGGGCTTTCACCGCCTCGCACGGGAATATGAACGCGCCCACCCCGGCGTGCGGGTGAAGGTGCAGGTGATGCCCGTGAACGGCTACGAGACCTGGCTGCGCACGCAAATCCCCGGCGCGGGCGACAAAGCCCCCGACCTCTTCAACGCCAACTTTGCCTGGGGAATGTACGAGAAGGGATTGCTGGTGAACCTGGCGCCCTACCTGCAACGGCGCAATCCCTACACGGGCAAGGCGTGGATAGAAACTCTGAACCCGCAGTTTATCGAGAAGTTTAAAACCGCAGGCGGCGTCTCGTTCGTCACCGTCGACTTCGTGGAGATCGGTTTCTACTACAACGCAACCCTCTTCCACAAGCTGGGGTTACAGCCTCCCCGCACATGGGAGGAGATGCTGACTCTGGCGGAGCGCATCCGTGCGGCGGGCTACCTGCCGTTTGCCGTGCCGGGCAACGCCGATTCCTACTGGTCGGGCACGGTGGGCTGGATTGTGCGCTTTTTCACCGATGCCTACACGCGCCACTGGGTGCCTCTGGTGATGTCGCGCCCGGGCGACTGGGACTATGACCCCACGCGCAACGCCAGCTTCCGCCTGAACCTGAGCGACCCGTATAACGACTCGCTGGTCATTGTCAACGGCGAGCGGTTGCTGGACGCGGTGCGCAGGCGCATCATCCGTTTTGATAGCGAGCGTTTCGCCGAGCTGTACGCGCACATCAAGACGTTCTCGCGCTACTGGCAGAGGGGTTTTCACGGTGCGAACTCGGTGACCGCGTACAATCTGTTCCTGACGGGGCGCGCCGCCATCCTGCTGGAAGGCTCGTGGCTCATCGGCGATTTGATGCAGGACATGGCAGACCTGCCGCCTCGGGCGCGTTTTGACTGGGGCATCTTCGCGGTGCCTCCGCTCACCGCCTCGCGCTTCCGGGTGCCTCCGTTCCGCGGCGTGGGCGGACCGGGGCTGGTGCTGGGCGTGGTGAAAAAGAACCCACAACAGACGCAGCGCGTGATAGACTTCCTGATGTTCCTGACCAGTCCACAGGGCGCACAGATACTGGTGGATGAAGCGGTACGAAACCGCCGCCCTCTCAGCGGCCCGATGCTCATCCCCGGCGTCAAAATGCCGCCTGAACTGCAACGATACTATCGCCCCTTCGAGGGTAGAGGTTTCGAGAAGCTCTCTTTCCGCGGGCTGATGGACGAGCAGGAGTCCGTGTGGCAGTGGACGGTGTGGGCGCAGCGATACATGGAAGGGCGCATCTCCCTGCGGGAGTTTCTGAACCGCTATCAGCGACTGATGGAAGAGGCGGTGCCGCGCGTGATTGCCATGCAGAAACTGGACATGAATCCCCGTACGAAGGACACACCCTCATGA
- a CDS encoding ABC transporter permease subunit — protein MALFGPCEQRTLTARVVYAFIYTVLIVGAVTMIYPFLLMVGASLTSDTDFDDWRVIPAYLRDDTALFRKWMNDRYGADFNIARRIHRLDITSFRFLEKIPDYRVHDPKVVQRVEDWLECVKTLPDEWVRAHFIDDRRTRLTNQRYARWLMQKFNHDIDAFNRQYDTSYTSFTEVAPFEYDLTHKSRKETAPLRELYLEFRHTLPAHDLMAILATDAFLAWVERHIGGVNELNALLGTRYQSLHEVLFPSERPEDPRWRALWDRYVRERFPLLFVRVEGNWDAQWQQFLRERHPQRPYLAQSRFPATLPQDDLYFADWVLFTDAVVPAEAKRLITVEGLWREWLRQKYGTLQAVNAAHGTRWQSWEEIYPPRAETDVLTFWRNKDEIRREFLTRNYRLVLDYILFHGRALWNTFVLVLLTVLGQLTVQPLAAYGLSRFNLPYAHKVLLFLLATMAFPAEVAMIPNFLLIKELGLLNTYWALVLPGLASGMGIFLLKGYFDSLPRELYEAAMLDGAGELRMFWNITVPLAMPILAVIALGAFTSAYGGFMWAFLVVQKPEMWTMMVFLWQLGRDSYPWVWMASLVIAALPTLLVFIFAQKIILRGIIVPTMK, from the coding sequence ATGGCGCTGTTCGGTCCCTGCGAGCAACGCACGCTGACCGCCCGGGTGGTATACGCCTTCATCTACACCGTGCTCATTGTGGGCGCGGTGACGATGATTTATCCCTTCTTGCTGATGGTGGGTGCGTCCCTTACCTCCGACACCGACTTCGACGACTGGCGCGTCATCCCCGCCTACCTGCGCGACGATACCGCCCTCTTCCGCAAGTGGATGAACGACCGCTACGGCGCGGACTTCAACATCGCCCGACGCATCCATCGGCTGGACATCACCAGCTTTCGCTTCCTGGAGAAAATCCCCGACTACCGCGTCCACGACCCCAAAGTGGTGCAGCGCGTGGAAGACTGGTTAGAGTGCGTGAAAACTCTGCCCGACGAGTGGGTGCGCGCGCATTTCATCGACGACCGACGCACCCGCCTGACCAATCAACGCTATGCCCGCTGGCTGATGCAGAAGTTTAATCACGACATCGATGCCTTCAACCGCCAGTACGACACCAGCTATACCAGCTTCACCGAGGTCGCGCCGTTTGAGTACGACCTGACGCACAAATCGCGCAAGGAGACCGCCCCCCTGCGCGAACTGTATCTGGAGTTTCGCCATACCCTGCCTGCGCACGACCTGATGGCGATTCTGGCGACCGATGCCTTCCTGGCGTGGGTGGAGCGGCACATCGGCGGGGTGAACGAGCTGAACGCGCTGCTGGGCACTCGCTACCAGTCGCTCCACGAGGTGCTGTTTCCGAGTGAGCGTCCTGAAGACCCACGATGGCGCGCCCTGTGGGACCGCTATGTGCGGGAGCGGTTTCCTCTGCTCTTCGTGCGCGTGGAAGGGAACTGGGATGCGCAATGGCAGCAGTTCTTGCGCGAACGCCACCCGCAGCGTCCGTACCTTGCCCAGAGCCGATTCCCTGCCACCCTACCGCAGGACGACCTGTACTTTGCCGACTGGGTGCTGTTCACCGATGCCGTCGTTCCCGCCGAAGCCAAGCGTCTCATCACCGTCGAGGGGTTGTGGCGCGAATGGCTGCGTCAAAAATACGGCACGTTGCAGGCGGTGAACGCCGCGCACGGCACGCGGTGGCAGAGCTGGGAGGAGATTTACCCGCCCCGCGCCGAGACAGACGTACTCACCTTCTGGCGCAACAAAGACGAGATTCGGCGCGAGTTCCTGACGCGCAACTATCGACTGGTGCTGGACTACATCCTCTTTCACGGGCGCGCCCTGTGGAACACCTTCGTGCTGGTGCTGTTGACGGTGCTGGGGCAGCTCACCGTGCAGCCGCTGGCGGCGTACGGGCTATCGCGTTTCAACCTGCCCTATGCGCACAAGGTGCTTCTCTTCCTGCTGGCGACGATGGCGTTCCCCGCCGAAGTGGCGATGATACCTAACTTCCTGCTGATTAAAGAGCTGGGCTTGCTGAACACCTACTGGGCACTGGTGTTGCCCGGTCTGGCAAGCGGCATGGGCATCTTCTTGCTGAAAGGTTACTTCGACAGCCTGCCGCGGGAGCTTTACGAAGCGGCCATGCTGGACGGCGCGGGCGAACTGCGCATGTTCTGGAACATCACCGTGCCGCTGGCGATGCCCATCTTGGCGGTGATAGCGTTGGGTGCCTTCACGTCCGCTTATGGGGGGTTCATGTGGGCGTTCCTGGTGGTGCAGAAGCCCGAGATGTGGACGATGATGGTCTTCCTGTGGCAGCTGGGGCGCGACAGCTACCCCTGGGTCTGGATGGCGAGTCTGGTTATTGCCGCGCTGCCCACGCTGCTGGTGTTCATCTTCGCCCAGAAGATTATCCTGCGCGGCATCATCGTGCCCACGATGAAGTAG
- a CDS encoding polysaccharide deacetylase family protein, producing MVTVLEGTNDTSCIRLIVRGDDMGSCHAANEACIRCYRDGILRSVEVMVPAPWYPEAVQMLREHPELDVGVHLTLTSEWEACKWGPVTHAPSLCDRRGRFLPMTSQRPDFPPGTGFLESGYRLDEVEAELRAQIEIALDDIPQVSHLSSHMGTPVAAPDLRALTERLSREYGLPLEHEGVQFTAGLGGQEASAERKEAILLEILDRLTPGTWLLVDHPGLDTPEMCALGHIGYEHVAEERAAVTAAFTSPRVVQRIRERGIQLISYRHLYR from the coding sequence GTGGTAACCGTGCTTGAGGGGACAAACGACACGTCTTGCATCCGCCTGATTGTGCGTGGGGATGACATGGGCTCGTGTCATGCGGCAAACGAGGCGTGCATCCGCTGTTATCGCGACGGCATCCTGCGCAGTGTGGAGGTGATGGTTCCCGCCCCGTGGTACCCGGAGGCGGTGCAGATGCTGAGGGAACATCCAGAGCTGGACGTGGGCGTGCATCTGACGTTGACCAGCGAGTGGGAAGCCTGCAAGTGGGGACCGGTGACGCACGCTCCCAGCCTGTGTGACCGGCGCGGGCGCTTCCTGCCAATGACCAGCCAGCGTCCCGATTTCCCGCCGGGCACGGGCTTTCTGGAGAGTGGTTATCGTCTGGACGAGGTAGAAGCCGAGCTGCGGGCGCAAATCGAAATCGCGCTGGACGACATTCCGCAGGTTTCCCATCTTTCCAGCCACATGGGCACGCCAGTGGCAGCTCCAGATCTCCGGGCGTTGACCGAGAGGCTGTCGCGAGAGTACGGGCTACCACTGGAGCACGAAGGGGTACAATTCACCGCGGGTCTCGGCGGGCAGGAAGCCAGTGCAGAACGAAAGGAAGCCATCCTGCTGGAGATTCTGGACCGTCTGACGCCGGGCACGTGGCTGCTGGTAGACCATCCGGGGCTGGATACACCGGAGATGTGTGCGCTGGGACATATCGGTTACGAGCACGTGGCGGAAGAGCGGGCGGCGGTTACAGCCGCCTTTACCAGCCCGCGAGTGGTTCAGCGCATCCGCGAACGCGGTATTCAGTTAATCAGTTATCGGCACCTTTATCGCTGA
- a CDS encoding extracellular solute-binding protein, with the protein MRSRGFSWKLLTTLWVLILFIADSGAQKQEIVTIRLANIPLRSATGVQNKAELAVFDAFFKKYPHYRFERVTGLALPEGLAEAQQMMAFAADRAPDVFDLSIRQVQNYIRQGLLYPVDDLIREHRKRNPEWKPPSLGLTEHHYDAARGPDGRLYAVVSDYWILGLWYRRDLFEEAGIVPPRPPKDWQEYFEFAQRLTDPEKHVKGARFQTGQYGTALRTGYTAGYIFTNFVYQAGGDMTLQERTCPYDGTVNEFKQEDKQCLCRKCGRSLANQPVRWKVAYGREPGQRALRFYKKLRWTEWTRCPDCKTPNNLPVAVCPKCKEENPIRSPVERISCRVCGTVIPVKPEQTRFHCKQCGRDLRGQPVYVGVARVGGDPVEMFLRGEIAMMLDHINPQVIDQVLTQGGLRPDQIGLGPPPSAGEGGVRAALTGGRAWVISARAARDPKVLQAAWDYLVFRCSEEAQRIITEVYVKNGYPHLIRPQMLKKFGFTEEYEDYEPTFRRAMEEAPKYGRIQPHDPYYQHVEGHELAVPIDTILYDGGQYKDPAKVIQTSMNEVNEKLYRVVPPEVERRRNTLGTIIFLLVAPLVVYGFVWAMREQSAVHGSTLTTQATHVVGAGAKRRYTTMLAWSLMLPALLTVLLWQYLPLIRGTLMAFYDYKLYGNSPFVGLANFIEVMTSPDFWNSVRATVLYVVLNLAIGFVAPIFLALLLHEVPRGKILFRVIFYLPAVTTGLVIMFLWKMFYDPTPYGFLNRIAMPVLHALGLVSPDVKYIDWLHTPGLAMLCVVIPGVWAGAGPGSLIYLAALKTVPEDLYEAIAVDGGTFWHKMWYIMFPSLKPLIMINFIGAFIGSFHAMQNVFVMTGGGPANSTMVLGIHIWTNAFLYLRFGYATAMAWVLGSVLIGFTILQLRILKRVEFRAAHAVEG; encoded by the coding sequence ATGCGGTCGCGTGGTTTCTCGTGGAAGCTTTTGACTACCCTCTGGGTGCTAATATTGTTCATCGCAGATAGCGGGGCACAGAAACAGGAGATTGTCACCATTCGTCTGGCGAACATCCCGCTACGCAGCGCAACCGGCGTACAGAACAAGGCAGAACTGGCGGTTTTTGACGCCTTTTTCAAGAAGTATCCCCACTACCGCTTCGAGCGGGTAACAGGGCTTGCCTTGCCCGAAGGGTTGGCGGAAGCGCAGCAGATGATGGCGTTTGCCGCTGACCGTGCGCCCGATGTCTTTGACCTGAGCATCCGACAGGTGCAGAACTACATCCGGCAGGGCTTACTGTATCCCGTCGACGACCTTATCCGCGAGCATCGCAAGCGCAACCCCGAGTGGAAGCCCCCTTCGCTGGGGTTGACCGAGCATCACTACGATGCGGCGCGCGGTCCCGATGGCAGGCTGTACGCCGTGGTGAGCGATTACTGGATACTCGGGCTGTGGTATCGGCGCGACCTGTTCGAGGAGGCAGGCATCGTGCCGCCGCGTCCCCCGAAGGACTGGCAGGAGTACTTCGAATTCGCGCAACGGCTGACCGACCCCGAGAAGCACGTGAAAGGCGCGCGCTTCCAGACGGGGCAATACGGTACCGCGTTGCGCACGGGCTACACCGCAGGATACATCTTCACCAACTTCGTGTATCAGGCGGGCGGCGACATGACGCTGCAGGAGCGCACCTGCCCCTACGATGGCACCGTCAACGAGTTCAAGCAGGAAGACAAGCAGTGTTTGTGCCGCAAATGTGGACGCAGTCTCGCCAACCAGCCGGTGCGCTGGAAGGTGGCTTACGGGCGCGAGCCGGGGCAACGTGCCCTGCGCTTCTACAAGAAGCTGCGCTGGACGGAGTGGACACGCTGTCCCGATTGCAAAACGCCCAACAACCTGCCCGTCGCTGTCTGCCCGAAGTGCAAAGAAGAGAACCCCATTCGCTCACCAGTCGAACGCATCAGCTGTCGCGTCTGTGGCACGGTGATACCGGTGAAGCCGGAGCAAACCCGCTTCCACTGCAAGCAGTGCGGACGCGACCTGCGCGGGCAACCCGTGTATGTGGGCGTGGCGCGCGTAGGGGGCGACCCGGTGGAGATGTTCCTGCGGGGCGAAATCGCCATGATGCTGGACCATATCAACCCGCAGGTGATTGACCAGGTATTGACACAGGGGGGCTTGCGTCCTGACCAGATTGGGCTGGGTCCTCCGCCCAGCGCAGGAGAGGGTGGTGTACGCGCCGCACTCACAGGGGGACGCGCATGGGTCATCAGCGCGCGCGCCGCACGCGACCCGAAGGTGCTACAGGCGGCGTGGGACTATCTCGTCTTCCGCTGCAGCGAGGAGGCGCAGCGTATTATCACGGAGGTGTATGTCAAGAACGGCTACCCGCATCTCATCCGCCCGCAGATGCTGAAAAAGTTCGGCTTCACGGAGGAGTATGAGGACTACGAGCCGACCTTCCGTCGGGCGATGGAGGAGGCACCGAAATACGGGCGCATCCAGCCGCACGATCCCTACTACCAGCATGTGGAGGGACACGAACTGGCGGTGCCCATCGATACCATTCTCTACGACGGCGGACAGTATAAAGACCCTGCGAAGGTCATCCAGACCAGCATGAACGAGGTGAACGAGAAACTGTATCGGGTGGTGCCGCCAGAAGTAGAGCGACGACGCAACACGCTGGGTACTATCATCTTCTTGCTGGTGGCGCCGCTGGTGGTGTACGGTTTCGTGTGGGCGATGCGCGAGCAATCCGCAGTACATGGCAGTACGCTGACGACTCAGGCAACGCACGTGGTAGGCGCGGGAGCGAAACGCCGCTACACCACCATGCTGGCATGGTCGCTGATGTTGCCCGCTTTGCTGACGGTGCTGTTATGGCAGTACCTGCCTCTGATTCGCGGCACGCTGATGGCGTTTTACGACTACAAGCTGTACGGCAACAGCCCGTTTGTGGGTCTGGCAAACTTCATCGAGGTGATGACCAGCCCCGACTTCTGGAACTCCGTGCGGGCGACGGTGCTATATGTGGTGTTGAATCTGGCTATCGGCTTCGTCGCGCCGATTTTTCTGGCATTGCTGCTGCACGAGGTGCCGCGCGGCAAAATCCTGTTCCGCGTCATCTTTTACCTGCCAGCAGTCACGACAGGGCTGGTCATCATGTTCCTGTGGAAGATGTTCTACGACCCCACGCCCTACGGCTTTTTGAACCGCATCGCGATGCCCGTGCTTCATGCGCTGGGGCTGGTCTCGCCGGACGTGAAGTACATCGACTGGTTGCATACGCCCGGCCTGGCGATGCTGTGCGTGGTGATTCCCGGCGTGTGGGCGGGGGCAGGACCGGGCAGTCTCATCTACCTGGCGGCACTGAAAACCGTACCGGAGGACCTTTACGAAGCCATCGCGGTGGACGGGGGCACCTTCTGGCATAAGATGTGGTATATTATGTTCCCGTCGCTCAAGCCGCTCATCATGATCAACTTCATCGGCGCGTTCATCGGCAGCTTCCACGCCATGCAAAACGTGTTCGTGATGACGGGGGGCGGTCCCGCCAACTCCACGATGGTGCTGGGCATCCACATCTGGACGAACGCCTTCCTGTATCTGCGCTTCGGCTACGCCACCGCGATGGCGTGGGTGCTGGGATCGGTGCTGATTGGTTTCACCATCCTGCAGCTGCGTATCCTCAAGCGCGTGGAGTTCCGCGCGGCGCATGCGGTGGAGGGATGA